The following nucleotide sequence is from Spirochaetales bacterium.
ATTCATAACTCGTTATGGGAAGCAGTGAAACATCACGGGTGAGTACACCGTTCTCCTTACCGTACCGGTATATTTCCGTCGCGAATCCGAACCATGTCGTATAGCCTTGATTAGTCACATGATAAATACCGTATGAATCGGTCTTAATTTTTATAATCGTTACAATCGCTTCGGCCAGGTCCTTTACGTTCGTCGGACTGCCTGTCCGGTCATCCACTATGGTTACCGCTTCCCTTTCATTGAAAAGACCGATCATTGTTTTTACGAAATCCCCCGCGCCCCTTCCGTAAAGCCAGGCGGTTCGAAGAATGAAAAACCGGTCCGTTTCCGATTGCAGGAGTTTTTCTCCTTCCAGTTTACTCGCGCCATACACGCAAAGGGGATGCGCCGGGTCCGTCTCGATATAAGGGGCTTCTTTTTCACCATCAAACACGTAATCGGTGGATATGTGTATCAATACGGCACGACGGCGGCGTGCGATCAGGGCCAGATGGCGGGGGCCCGAAGCATTGAGGCGGAATGCTTTATCCCTCTCCCGTTCCGCGCTATCAACGGCCGTATATGCGGCACAATTGATGATATAATCGATGTCGGGGAAACGCCTTCCGGATATATATGATTCCAGACCTGCCATTGAGGTAATATCGACTTCTTTGTCCGTCGATACATATTCAAACCCGCATCGGGAAATAATCTCTTCGACAGCCGATCCGAGCATTCCCTTGTTCCCGACAAGCCAGATCATATTGAAACAAATTCCTTAAAGAAAAAATCTTTTTCGTCCTCGTGCCGGATCTCATCGACCTCTTCCTTTTTATCCCTGCCCGCATAGAGTTTATCCGGATAATTGATCACCATCCCGCGGCATGTTTTTGAAATATTCCTGTATCCGTGTATAATGCCGGGCGGAACAACAAGAGAAAGGGGGGCATCTTCTCCGGCGTAAAAAATCATTCGCCGACCGAAAGAAGAAGACCCTTTTCTGTCATCCCACAGATACACCTTGAAATTACCCGGACCAATGAATGAGAAAATATCCGTCTGATACCTGTGTTCGTGCGGTCCTCGCCCGATTCCCGGCTCCGTATACGATACATAACTCATTTCCGGTCTCAATCCTTCGGGAAGCATATCGATGCGCATTGTTTCGACAAGGCATCCGCGTTCATCCATATATTTATGCAACCGGATAACGGTAACGTCGTCTATAGTCCCTCCGGTAAAATCCATCATTTCTTCATCCTCGTGTATTTTTAGGTGTTTCACCCCAGATTACTACATTTCAAATAAAGCGTCTACAAGGATCATCGGGTTCATCCGAGGGACAAGGGGGGATTGAATTTGACGCCAATATGATATAGGCTTTATGTTTCCGTGCCAAGGAGACCGAATATGAAAGGAATAATTCTTGCCGGCGGATTCGGAACCCGCCTTTATCCGATCACACAGGTCATATGCAAGCAGTTGTTACCCGTTTATGACAAACCGATGATTTATTACCCCCTTTCCGTACTTATGCTCGCTGGCATCAGAGACATTCTGATCATTTCAACTCCGGACGATCTTCCCAGGTTTCGATCTCTCTTCACGGACGGCTCCCATATCGGAATGCATTTTGAATACGCCGAACAATCCGAGCCGCGCGGATTGGCGGAGGCATTTATAATCGGAAAAGAGTTTATTGGAAAGGATACGGTCTGCCTTATCCTTGGCGATAATATTTTCTACGGTCACGCACTGACCGATCTACTGACATCCTCCGTCCGGCTCCGGAAAGGTGCTATTATCTATGCCTATTATGTAAGGAATCCGCACCGGTACGGAATTATAGAATTCGACGAACAGCACCGTGTTCTCTCGATCGAGGAAAAACCGAAAAAACCGAAATCGAACTTCGCCGTGGCGGGCATCTATTTCTACGACAACGACGTTGTCGAAATCGCGCACACGCTGACACCGTCCGAGAGAGGGGAACTCGAAATTACCGACGTGAACAATGCGTATGCGAAACGCGGTGAATTAAAGGTGGAAATTATGGGGAGGGGATTTGCCTGGCTCGATACAGGCACACAGGATTCGCTTCTCGATGCTTCCGCATTCGTCAAGACAATCGAAGATCGTCAGGGTTTGAAAATATCCTGTATTGAAGAAATAGCCTATGTAAAAGGATATATCAATGCCGGGCAATTAAGAAAAATCGCCGAACCACTCAAAAAATCCGGGTATGGAGAATATCTGATATCATTATTGAAGGAATGACACCGATGAGAAAACTCACCAATATCATGGTAACGGGCGGCTGCGGATTTATCGGCTCGAATTTTATACGTCACCTTTTTCTCGAGACAGATTTCGCGGGCACGATCGTCAATACCGACATACTCACCTATGCCGGGAATCCCGAGAATCTGACCGACATACAGGAACGCTTCGGCGGTACACGGTATTACTTCGAACGGGCATCGGTCTGTGATTACCGGCTCATGACGGATATATTTTCACGGTACAAGATCGATACCGTGGTTCATTTTGCCGCAGAATCACACGTGGACCGTTCTATTTTCGGTCCCAAAGATTTCATTCAGACGAACATTGTCGGGACATTCACGCTGCTGGAAGCGGCCCGGAAGTACTGGAAGGAAAGGGGCGATGTCATCTTCTATAATATAAGCACGGACGAAGTGTTCGGTTCCCTCGGTAAAAAAGGATTTTTCACGGAGGGAACTGCATACAATCCAAGAAGCCCCTATTCCGCATCAAAGGCGTCCGCGGATCATCTTGTACGGGCTGCGCATCATACATACGGACTCCCCGTCATTATTTCTCATTGCTCGAATAACTTCGGTCCGTACCAGTTTCCGGAAAAACTTATTCCCCTGATTATACTCAATATCCTCGACAACAGAGAACTTCCCGTCTACGGTGACGGAAAACATATACGCGACTGGCTTTTTGTAACGGACCATGCCCGGGCGATATTGCTTATCCTTCAGCGTGGTGAAACCGGTGAAACCTATGCCGTCGGCGGCGATAATGAATGGCGGAATATCGATCTCGTCCATCTTCTCTGCGAAAGGGCGGCATTGCTTCAGGGAAAAAACAAGCATACATATAAAAAGAATATCTCCTTTGTCAGGGACCGGCCTGGCCACGACAGGCGATACGCGATCGATTGTTCAAAATTGAAAAAAACAATCGGATGGAAACCGTCGGGCAGCTTTATCGAAAAACTCGATACGACGATCACATGGTATATGGAGCATATCGAATGGGTCGATCATATAAAATCAGGTGATTATGCAACGTGGATAGAAAAACAGTACGGCACCTCCACATCATAACGCCGCGGAACGTCGCCCCAAGCGGCATCCCCGGATATATGCCGTTTTAATCGCTATGCTGACTGTTTTTTCGGATTAGAAATGCCGCGATATTGTCAAGGGAATCGAGATTTTCAGGAAGCAATTCGGTATCTTCGATTTTAACGCCAAAATTACTTTCAATAAACTCGATCACTTCGAGAATTCCCGTTGAATCGATAATTCCATTTTCCATAAACGATATATCATCTTCAATCTGAAAGGATGTATCTCCGAACAGAAAAGTGGTAATAATAAAATCTTTCACTTTTCTCTTTATTTCTTCCTTTTTTGCTTCCACTCGCACTCCGATCAGCATTAAACTTTCGTTGATATTGTTTCATGGTTAATCACCTGCATACTATGTCACAGTAACCCCACATACAATATACTACTTATTCTTTTGGTATGTTGTCAATAATCCGGCCGACACTCTCTCTTTATTTTTACAGGCAAAAGCGGGAAAACGAAACCGGCATGATATAAACGGTGTCACAGGAATCAGAACAAAGCTTGTTTATTGATATTGCCGTTTCCTGTTTTCGGCAGGTTTCTTTGTCTTCCTCTTCTGAGGCTAATACTGAATAAGACTGCCGTCTTTCTTTGCCCTCTTCACCGCATACCGGAAGAACAGGAGGCTGATCGGCCCCATGATAATAATAAATATAACGAGATTGACAAGCGGGAATATGATTTCAACCGGATCGACCCGTGCAAGGAGGAGATCCCGAAGCGCGCGAATCGAATGTGTGATGGGGAGTATATTGCCGATAACCCTGAGAGGTTCAGGGAGGACTTCCCTGGGGAAAAAAATCCCTCCCAGAAAGTAGCTCGATGAGCCGAAGAGGATATCGATCGGATTGCCCTGCTTGAAAATCATGATAAATGCGGCGGAAAGCATGCCGACCGTAAGAAACGCAATAAAGGTGAGCATAAGAATGACGAGGGTGATAAAAAGCTGTGAAACGATAATGGTGATACCGAGAAAAATCATACCCCCCGCAAGCATCAGTACCGAGCCGAGAAACGAGGTGACAAACGACCACATCGAGTTGCCGATGAGAACCGTATAAATCGATGTCGGGGTACTCAGGAGGGCTTCGAGGGTCCCTTTCACCTGGGCATCCCTGACATCGGAGGAAAGGGAGGATAGACCGACAAAGACGAAACTCGATACAGCCATGCCGACCAATACATAAGGGAAATACGACCCGCCGTAGGCCTCGAGATAGGGAGAAAGCGTATTACCGAATGTTTGCCCGATGAAATAAAACATGAAGAGGGTCGCAATCATAAAGCCGAAACGGAGAATGATGTAAAACCGGTAACTCAGGGAAATCAGAAAATCCTTTTTGATAAAGGCTAATAATTTCATCACCGTTTCTCTCCTTCCGTCAATCGAAGAATGATATCGAAAAGTGAATCCTCCTGCACATTACAATTATATACCTCGCCCCCGTGTTCGATAATCGCCCTGAGTACGGCGGGTATCCCGCGTTCATCCCCGATCCGGAAACATATGCGGTGTTCATCCTGCGTGACGGAGAGGGACGGGAAGCGGTCTTTCCACGTCATACGGGGCATTCCGATACATTTGATTTCCACATGGAGAAGCGGGTTCATCGTTTTTCGTATTTCATCCAGGCTTCCCCGGGCGATCACCCTGCCTTTGTCAAGTATTATAAGTCGATCGGAAAGGGTCTGGGCTTCGAGAACATCATGGGTACAAAGAAGGACGGTTGCTCCCATCTTTTGAATGAAATTGCGGATGATGAGATCATGAATCGATTTCTTTGTCACCGGATCAATGTGTGTCGTTGGTTCATCAAGAAGCAGAACATGCGGCTCGCCCAGAATCGCTCTGCCCAGAATGAGTTTTTGCTTCATCCCGGCAGAGTAATGTCTGAAGGGTTTGTCCCCTTCTTCCGCGAGTCCGATCTCTGCGAGTACCTCCTCAACCCGCTTTTTACGGATTCGCCCCTTGAGGCCATACAATGAAGCGAAAAAATCGAGATTTTGCCGGCCCGTCAATCGCCAGTAAAAAGAGCGGTCATTCGGCGTTGCAAGGCCGATGCGGCCTTTATAGGCTCCCGGAATCGTCATGGTCCCATGATCCGGCGTGACAAGCCCCGCGATGATCTCGATAATTGTTGTCTTGCCCGCCCCGTTCGGACCCAGGAGACAGGTGATGTTACCTTGCGGGCAGGCAAAGCTTACACCGTCCAACGCCTTTGTCTTTTTAGACTTTTTCCATGGCAGAAGCGAGGGTGTCCGGTATATTTTAACCACATCATTCATGACGATAATGTTTGTATTCACAATGCACAAGCATATATCAGAGAAACTCCATTTGCAATAGGAGGAACAAATGAATTATGATTGAACCTGTAGAAGTGCTTTTTGCGCAGTAAACAAACGAATCGGGAACAGATGAGTCATTATTCTGCAGAACAGTGGATGAAACTTTTAACCGGCGAACTCGAGCCCGGAACGGAAATAGACCTCCCCGTCCTTACCGGGAGCATGTGTCCTTTAATCTGTCCCGGCGACAGGGTAAAAATTATGCGTGCCTTATGGAACAATTGTCATATTGGTGATATTATCATATTCAAGAAAGGCAATCAGTTAATTGCGCACAGGTTACTCTTGCGGTTTTCAATCGGAATAATCCAAATCTTTTTTCAAAAAGGAGATTTCAGTAAAAAAGGTTGTTTCATCAAAACGGATCAGATTGTGGGTAAAGTAATTCATGTCGTCAAACGGGACGGCAGCGTACATGAATATGGAAACAATCGAAAAGACGAGAGAACGATTGCCGTAAAAAAACTAATTCTTTCACTATCGGCGGCGGTCGTCAGTTATGGAAAGGAATTGATAAAATGGATATTCATTCATCCCTGAGATGCAGCATACGGATCGGAGAAATAATAATCCATCTTCAATGCCCGACGGAAGATTATGCAAAGGACCTGCGGCGTTATTTTAATGCAAAAGACGAAAGCGGTCAGGGGATTGAAATAGAACTCGAAATTACGGCGGGGGAGGAGAATATCGGGATACCGGAGTCCCTTTTTACTGAAAAATCGGTATCCGGCAATCACTTCACCATTACGGGGCACTCCGCCTCCGGATTCTTCGATGCGGCTACGGGAAAAGGAAAAATAAACGTTCATTATGCGCTGACGAGTTCCCTCAGGACCCGCCTTTTCGAACAGCTTATGTACCAGGCCTTTTACTCGGCGGTAAAAAGAACGGCAGGACACAACCTTCTGATTCATTCCTGCGGCGTGATCAGGGACGATCGCGGCTATCTCTTTGTGGGAAAATCAGAAAGCGGGAAGACGACGATCGCAGGATTGAGCAAAACGTATTCCGTCCTGAACGATGAAATAACGATGATCGATCTTGACGGAAAGATACCGGTACTGCACAGCACCCCTTTTAACGGCTATTTCACATCCAAGGTTGAAGGAAAAGCGCCGTTAAGCTCACTGTTTATTCTCAGACAATCACATAAACATGCCGTTACGGAAATCAGAAAGAGTACGGCGGTGAAGACCATTTTCCATGAGATCGTCCCCATAACTGGCCTTGAAGATGAAATCACGGGGGAAACACATGAGCGTATGCTCGATGACGCATCGGAGATCGCGGAAAAAACGCCCGTTTATATACTCGAATTCCGCAAAGACGCGGGATTCTGGGCTGAAATCGATACCATGACAAAAAAAAACGGAGTCATATAAATGGATATATTCGAAATGATACCGGTCACAAATAGTCAGCTTACCGTCAGAGAGATTGGTGATGATATCGTCATTCTATCGGAGGAGACCCTGGAGATTCACAACCTCGAGGGTTCCGCCGCGTTCCTCTGGAAGTGTATCGATGGGAAAACGACTGTCGGCGATATACGTGATAAACTTTGCCATGAGTATGAGGTAACGGCCGAGCAGGCAAAGGATGATATCGCCGAGTTTTTTGATGAATGCGAAAAAAAGAACCTCATCTCTTTTCGCGATACGGACAAAGAATGAATATGCCGGGTGCGGATGATCCCGCCGATATAAAACGGATTGAAGAGAGTCTCCACGCGCAGCTGAATAAACGATATCAAAGGGAAAACCGTATTTTTTCCGTTCTCGTTGAAGTGACGCACCGCTGTGTCTCCCGCTGTATCCACTGTTTTCTCCTGAAAAACCGCCGGGATGAACTCGAACCGGATGAAATTGAGGATGTATTCGATCAACTCGCAAAAGAGGGAACGATCGAACTCGCGTTAAGCGGGGGAGAACCCTTTTTACGCGATGATTTTCCGGAAATACTGGCCAAAGCTTCACGTCACCGCTTCTTTGTTACCATCCTTACGACGGGCATATTGATCCAAAAGCCCGAAGTGACATTACTGGAACGGAACCGTATTAAAAAAATAGAGTTATCGCTTCTTGGCTCGCGGCCTGAAACACATGATGCCATCATGAATCATGAGGGGGCATTCAACCGTTTAAAGCGGGCGGTAAAATTGTTGAAGCATGCCGATTTCATGATAGCGCTCAAAGCGACGATTATGCGGCAGAATGTCCGTGAAATCGAGGAAATGCGGAATCTGGCTGAAGAATGGGGTGTCCGGTTTTCCGCAAGTCTTTCCCTGACGCCGCGTGAGAACGGAGACAGAACCCCCCAATCCTTCGGACTGGATGCGGATGTCATTGAAACCCTGGACCCGTCATTGCTCGATTTCGCGCCGCTTCATAGCGGGGAGTCGCTGAAAAAGCCGCAGCTTACCTGCCGGGCGGGAAGTACGGTCGCGGGGATTTCTCCGGCCGGCGATATATTTCCATGTATATTGATGAGAAAAAAGGTAGGGAATATCCGCCAACAAAGCCTGGAAGAGATCTGGCATACTCATCCGTCACCATTTCTCAGGGAAATAAGAGCTTTGAAGGAAACCGATATCGCAGAATGTTACCGGTGCGAGCGTGTCGCGATATGTCCGCGATGTTCCGGTACAGCGTATATGGAGACGGGCAGTCTCATCATGCCTTCTCCCAGTGCCTGTATATATTCGAAAGGAATAAAAAAAGCGCTGTTGCGCAGAGAGGGAAAAAACGACGTTTAATCAGTGTATTTCACGACAATACTATATTCCCAATAACGTGAGTAGCTTTTTACGTCTGCACAGCTTTTAATTATAAGTCAGATTAACGTTTCAAAAAAACCGTATGAGAGAAAAACGCATCAACCTTTACAGCATACTCCCCAAATCCAGGCGGGCCGGATGAATTTCAACGGGCCGCTCTGCTGTCCGTAACAGCCGAAAACCCCTATTTCCATCTTTTCACTCTGGATAACCGGTTTTGTATATGTCTTCTTCATCATTTGCCCCTTTTTCAATACATGATGTATAAAATTTACTATATAATTACATATTTTTTTTATTCTGTCAAGTTTTTTTTTGTTTTTTTTCAGATTGAATTCAAAGAAAATCGTGATGATCGTATTAATCCGATGAATCCGGGGCCGGTATGATATGCCGGATAATTGACAGCAAAGAAAGCCTTTTACTATAATAGCCGTATAATGGCATTAGTATTACGAAAAAAGGAAGACCTGTTCGTTATCGCCCTTATTCTCAATGACACCCGAAAAGCGGAGAATATAATCAATACCAGCGCGCTCGACTGGAAATACATATTGACTGTCCTCGAGAAGAACAAGATAAGGGCCAGGTGCGCGGACACGCTTTTATCGATCCCGCTTCCGGCTTCAATAAGCGGAAAACTGAAAAAATACATTACGGCCGCTCTTTTTGAAGCAAAACTGAATAAAAAGATATACATGAGTGAACTCGCAAAAATAGGGGGCGTATTAAAAAAAAATGATATCGATTTTATACTGCTTAAAGGATTGTCGATCGACCAGGGGGGATTACGAGATATCGGAGATCTCGATCTACTGGTACACGAGCACGACCTGAAAAATATTTTCCCTCTCCTGCACGGCATTAACTATACATACAATGAAGACACCTGTGACATTGAATTAAACAAAAACGAGATGAATGACGTATTCGAACAATTGCATTGGAATATTCACTTTGGCTTTTTTAATGAAAAGACCGGATTGTTGTGCGAGATTCATACAAACCTCTTTCACAAAGACAGAATGTACATCGAAAATCTGGATGTTTTGACAAACGGCATTTCTTCTTTCTGGAATAACAGGGTGTACAACTCCCTGCTGGGCTGCCATACGCTTTCGAAAGAAGATTTATTGATACTCATGTGTATCCACGTGACGATAAAAAGGGCCCTTAAAAAAAACCGGTTTGCGCTTCGCGGATTGCTGGATATTAAAACGATTGTCGAAAACGACATTGATTGGGATTATTTCTATGAAAGGATGAACCGGCTGCAAGTGAATTATTATGTATTTTTTGCTTTAAAATTCACATATAGTATATTAAATATGAGTGCTTTACTTGATAATATCGGAATAATTAAAAAAACATTGAAAAAACGGGAACTCTTTTTAAGCAGGATCCATTTCAGGTGTTTTCTGACATTACGGGACAGCGCTGTATTTTACATTAAAATTTACGATTTTTTTATGCCGTTTATATTGGGAAAACAGATGCAGCACAAATTGAAAAGCCTCTTTATTCTGCCGCTTTTTATTCCGACGCGATTGAGAATGGAGCAAATATTCGGTATCGATAGACGGTCACCCTTGATTTATCTTGCTTATCTGGCACTCCCTTTCCGGTGGCTGTTTTTGTTTATTAACAGATTCAAACACATAAAGTAAGCAAATGCGCCTTTCAATAGTAGCGTGTAAAAGAATCTCCGGCCTTAAATCATCGGCAGGATAATTGAATCCCAATGAAAGAAGATATAAACAAACAGAAAACAGGATAAATTCTTTTACGGGGTTACTGCATGAAAGAAGGGGATATATTAATCGGACGTCCGATTAATAAAAAAAGTATTGAAATTTTAACAATAATGCGATAAATTGATATAATTGAGGCTGTCTCACAACCTCGATTTTTCATGGAGTAACAGTAATAAACGCTATATAGCGTCGTATAGTAATAAACCAAGCTAAATACAGTGTAGCGAGGTTGTGAGACAGCCTTATTGTAGGTTGCGGGACAACCTCAATTAAAGAAAAAAGCAAAAATTGAGTCTCTCATACCAAATAGTACCAGGTTCAGGT
It contains:
- the rfbD gene encoding dTDP-4-dehydrorhamnose reductase, which gives rise to MIWLVGNKGMLGSAVEEIISRCGFEYVSTDKEVDITSMAGLESYISGRRFPDIDYIINCAAYTAVDSAERERDKAFRLNASGPRHLALIARRRRAVLIHISTDYVFDGEKEAPYIETDPAHPLCVYGASKLEGEKLLQSETDRFFILRTAWLYGRGAGDFVKTMIGLFNEREAVTIVDDRTGSPTNVKDLAEAIVTIIKIKTDSYGIYHVTNQGYTTWFGFATEIYRYGKENGVLTRDVSLLPITSYEYQAPAKRPKNSVLSNGKCENRLGIVLRPWREALCDYLESEKSRIFSM
- a CDS encoding dTDP-4-dehydrorhamnose 3,5-epimerase family protein, with protein sequence MKHLKIHEDEEMMDFTGGTIDDVTVIRLHKYMDERGCLVETMRIDMLPEGLRPEMSYVSYTEPGIGRGPHEHRYQTDIFSFIGPGNFKVYLWDDRKGSSSFGRRMIFYAGEDAPLSLVVPPGIIHGYRNISKTCRGMVINYPDKLYAGRDKKEEVDEIRHEDEKDFFFKEFVSI
- the rfbA gene encoding glucose-1-phosphate thymidylyltransferase RfbA — protein: MKGIILAGGFGTRLYPITQVICKQLLPVYDKPMIYYPLSVLMLAGIRDILIISTPDDLPRFRSLFTDGSHIGMHFEYAEQSEPRGLAEAFIIGKEFIGKDTVCLILGDNIFYGHALTDLLTSSVRLRKGAIIYAYYVRNPHRYGIIEFDEQHRVLSIEEKPKKPKSNFAVAGIYFYDNDVVEIAHTLTPSERGELEITDVNNAYAKRGELKVEIMGRGFAWLDTGTQDSLLDASAFVKTIEDRQGLKISCIEEIAYVKGYINAGQLRKIAEPLKKSGYGEYLISLLKE
- the rfbB gene encoding dTDP-glucose 4,6-dehydratase; this translates as MRKLTNIMVTGGCGFIGSNFIRHLFLETDFAGTIVNTDILTYAGNPENLTDIQERFGGTRYYFERASVCDYRLMTDIFSRYKIDTVVHFAAESHVDRSIFGPKDFIQTNIVGTFTLLEAARKYWKERGDVIFYNISTDEVFGSLGKKGFFTEGTAYNPRSPYSASKASADHLVRAAHHTYGLPVIISHCSNNFGPYQFPEKLIPLIILNILDNRELPVYGDGKHIRDWLFVTDHARAILLILQRGETGETYAVGGDNEWRNIDLVHLLCERAALLQGKNKHTYKKNISFVRDRPGHDRRYAIDCSKLKKTIGWKPSGSFIEKLDTTITWYMEHIEWVDHIKSGDYATWIEKQYGTSTS
- a CDS encoding acyl carrier protein — encoded protein: MEAKKEEIKRKVKDFIITTFLFGDTSFQIEDDISFMENGIIDSTGILEVIEFIESNFGVKIEDTELLPENLDSLDNIAAFLIRKNSQHSD
- a CDS encoding ABC transporter permease, encoding MMKLLAFIKKDFLISLSYRFYIILRFGFMIATLFMFYFIGQTFGNTLSPYLEAYGGSYFPYVLVGMAVSSFVFVGLSSLSSDVRDAQVKGTLEALLSTPTSIYTVLIGNSMWSFVTSFLGSVLMLAGGMIFLGITIIVSQLFITLVILMLTFIAFLTVGMLSAAFIMIFKQGNPIDILFGSSSYFLGGIFFPREVLPEPLRVIGNILPITHSIRALRDLLLARVDPVEIIFPLVNLVIFIIIMGPISLLFFRYAVKRAKKDGSLIQY
- a CDS encoding ABC transporter ATP-binding protein, which codes for MNTNIIVMNDVVKIYRTPSLLPWKKSKKTKALDGVSFACPQGNITCLLGPNGAGKTTIIEIIAGLVTPDHGTMTIPGAYKGRIGLATPNDRSFYWRLTGRQNLDFFASLYGLKGRIRKKRVEEVLAEIGLAEEGDKPFRHYSAGMKQKLILGRAILGEPHVLLLDEPTTHIDPVTKKSIHDLIIRNFIQKMGATVLLCTHDVLEAQTLSDRLIILDKGRVIARGSLDEIRKTMNPLLHVEIKCIGMPRMTWKDRFPSLSVTQDEHRICFRIGDERGIPAVLRAIIEHGGEVYNCNVQEDSLFDIILRLTEGEKR
- a CDS encoding PqqD family protein — its product is MDIFEMIPVTNSQLTVREIGDDIVILSEETLEIHNLEGSAAFLWKCIDGKTTVGDIRDKLCHEYEVTAEQAKDDIAEFFDECEKKNLISFRDTDKE
- a CDS encoding radical SAM protein, yielding MNMPGADDPADIKRIEESLHAQLNKRYQRENRIFSVLVEVTHRCVSRCIHCFLLKNRRDELEPDEIEDVFDQLAKEGTIELALSGGEPFLRDDFPEILAKASRHRFFVTILTTGILIQKPEVTLLERNRIKKIELSLLGSRPETHDAIMNHEGAFNRLKRAVKLLKHADFMIALKATIMRQNVREIEEMRNLAEEWGVRFSASLSLTPRENGDRTPQSFGLDADVIETLDPSLLDFAPLHSGESLKKPQLTCRAGSTVAGISPAGDIFPCILMRKKVGNIRQQSLEEIWHTHPSPFLREIRALKETDIAECYRCERVAICPRCSGTAYMETGSLIMPSPSACIYSKGIKKALLRREGKNDV
- a CDS encoding nucleotidyltransferase family protein, which codes for MALVLRKKEDLFVIALILNDTRKAENIINTSALDWKYILTVLEKNKIRARCADTLLSIPLPASISGKLKKYITAALFEAKLNKKIYMSELAKIGGVLKKNDIDFILLKGLSIDQGGLRDIGDLDLLVHEHDLKNIFPLLHGINYTYNEDTCDIELNKNEMNDVFEQLHWNIHFGFFNEKTGLLCEIHTNLFHKDRMYIENLDVLTNGISSFWNNRVYNSLLGCHTLSKEDLLILMCIHVTIKRALKKNRFALRGLLDIKTIVENDIDWDYFYERMNRLQVNYYVFFALKFTYSILNMSALLDNIGIIKKTLKKRELFLSRIHFRCFLTLRDSAVFYIKIYDFFMPFILGKQMQHKLKSLFILPLFIPTRLRMEQIFGIDRRSPLIYLAYLALPFRWLFLFINRFKHIK